The sequence below is a genomic window from Croceicoccus marinus.
AAAAATGCGGCGATCCCTATGCGGCCGAACGCGACCTGTATCTTATCCAGCGCGAGGCGGAAATCGAGGCGCTGAAGGGCAATGCCAACCCCGACCTGGGCGAAATCGGCGAGCGGCTGCAGTTCAATTGCGACATCGAGATCAGCGATACGCCCAGCGGCGTGACCCAGCAGACCGACTTTGTGCGTGAAAGCACCACGCTGATCGACGGCTCGTCCGGTTCGAAGGCCGCTGCCGAGGGTGAGTTCGATGCCGCGTCCGAACCGCAGCAGTCCGCACCCGATGCCGCGCCGGTGGATCCCCAGCCCTCCTACGAACCTGCGCCCTCCTACGAACCTGCGCCTGCCGCCGAGCCGGCGCCGCAGCCCGCGCCTGCACCGCAGCCGGTTTTGCAGTCGCGCCCGGTGGTGCAGCCCCTGCCCTCCGACGCCTAGTTTCCCGAATTAAGTCCGCGTCAGGCGGCGGGCCGCGATCCGGCGGCCCGCAGCCTTTGCGCTGCGCGGTCACGCCCTATCAGCGGCAGCAGGGCGTTCATGTCCGGCCCGTGATCGATGCCGGTCAGCGCCAGCCGCAGCGGCAGGAACAGCGCCTTGCCCTTGCGGCCGGTCGCCTGTTTCAGCGCTTCGGTCAGCGCCTTCCACGTGCCGCTCTCGTCGCTCCAGTCCATAGCCTCGGCCGCGTCGGCTGACGCGCCGACGAATGCGGCATCCTCATCCGACAGTTCGGGGCATTCGACCGGACCGGTCACGACCTGCCACCATTCGCGCGCATCGCTCACCCGCTCCAGGTTCGGGCGGATCGTCAGCCACGCCTTCTCATCCATGCCTTCGGGCAGGCGGGGCGCGGCGTCGGCATGGTCCATCGCATGCACCAGCTGCGCGTTGAGCCGCAGCAATTCCGCCTCGTCGAAGCGGGCGGGCGCGCGGCCGAAGGTGGACAGGTCAAAGCCGTCGGTCAGCGCCGTCATGTCTTGCTTCGCTTCCACCGGCTGCGAAGTGCCGATCCGAGCCAGCAGCGAATTGATCGCCATCGGCTCAAGCCCCTGCTCGCGGAAATCGGCCACGCCCGTGGAACCGAGACGCTTCGACAGTTTCCCTTCCCCGCCGACCAGCAGCGCCTCATGCGCGAAGCGCGGGGGCGGCGCATTAAGTGCGGTAAACATCTGTATTTGCACGGCAGTATTGGACACGTGATCCTCGCCGCGCAGAACGTCGGTGATGCCCATGTCGATATCGTCGATGCAGCTGGGCAGCATGTAGAGCCACGACCCGTCGGCGCGCCGCACAACCGGATCGGACATGGCCGATGCGTCGAAATGCTGCGGCCCGCGTATGCCGTCATCCCAGGCTATCGCCTCGCCGTGGTCCAGCCGGAAGCGCCAATGCGGCGCCTTGCCCTCTGCAGCAAAATGCGCGTGATCCTGGTCGGTCAGGTCCAGCGCGGCGCGGTCGTAGATCGGCGGCAGCTTGCGCCCCAGCAGGATCTTGCGCTTCAGATCCAGTTCCTGCGCCGTCTCATAGGCACGATAGACGCGACCCGCAGCCCTCAGCCGTTCGAACGCCTGCTCGTACAGCGCCAGCCTTGCCGATTGCCGCTCCTCGCCGTCCGGGGTCAGGCCAAGCCAGTCCAGATCGGCGCGGATCGCCTCGACAAAGTCCTCCCGCGACCGTTCGGCATCGGTGTCGTCGATGCGCAGCATGAAACGCCCGCCCGCCTTGCGCGCCAGCAGCGCATTATGCAGCGCGGTGCGGATATTGCCGACGTGAAGCTGCCCGGTGGGCGACGGAGCGAAGCGGGTGACGATCATGCGCTGCCCTATAGGCGCTTTCGCGGGCGATGAAACCGCCTCTACTGCGAGAAAAGCGTCACCGAACGGCCACCGCCCGACAGTTCGATGCCGTTCTGCGGCGTGCGCACGGCCGTATCGGCGGCATCCAGTGCCTGCATCGCCCGGTCGACGGCAGGCGGCACGCCGATCGTGCACAGCGCCGGCGGAGGGCGCGGCAGACCCTTCTGCGCCTCGGGCGGCGGGGGCGGTTCCAGCGTGATGCGGTCCCCCTCGATACGGTAGAGACGTACCAGCCCGGCGCATTGCGGCTCCCACCAGATCCTCTGGTCGGTGGCGGACAGGGCGATGCCGTAACTCTCGTCAAGCGGCTCGCCGTCGATCCCGGCCACGCGCCATTCGCCGGCCAGAGTGTCGACCGGCCCCGTTTCCACAACGGGCGCGGGGTCGGCAACGGGCGCAGGCGAGTCGGGCGCGGGCGAGTCGGGCCCGGCGACATCCTGCCGCCCGGCCGCATCGCGCGGTTCCGGCGCGTCGCCGCCGCATGCCGCCAGCGCAAGCGCCAGCAAGAGAGCAAGCCGCCGCATCAGCCCGACCGGAAACTGTGGGTGATGGGATAGCGCCGGTCGCGCCCGAAATTGCGCGCTCCCAGCTTCACGCCGGGCGCGGCCTGCCGCCGCTTGTATTCGGCCAGGTGCAGCAGCCGTTCGATGCGCTGGACCACCTCCCGATCGAACCCTTCCACGACAAGCTGGTCCACGCTCTTCTCGTGCTCCACCAGCCCGTGCAATATGCCGTCGAGCAGATCGTAGTCGGGCAGCGAATCGGAATCCTTCTGGTCGGGCCGCAACTCCGCGCTGGGCGGCTTGGCGATGATATTGGCCGGGATCACCTCGCCCTTCGGGACCTTGCCGATCTTGGGGCGGGCGCGATTGCGCCATCTAGCCAGTTCGAACACCGTCGTTTTATAGGCGTCCTTCAGCGGATTGTACCCGCCCGCCATGTCGCCATAGATGGTCGCATAGCCGACGCTCATCTCGCTCTTGTTGCCGGTGGTGACCAGCATGTGGCCGAACTTGTTCGACAGCGCCATCAGCGTGACGCCGCGGATGCGGGACTGGATGTTCTCCTCGGTCAGGTCGACGTCGCGGTCGGCGAAATCGCCCGCCAGCATGTCGTCGAAACCGGTCACGGCGGGCTGGATCGGGATGGTCGACAGGCGGCAGCCCAGCGCCTTGGCGCAGGCCTCGGCATCGTCGAGGCTGTCCTGGCTGGTAAAGCGGCTTGGCAGCATCACGCACCACACCCGGTCCGCGCCCAGCGCATCGACCGCGACCGCGGCGCATAGCGCGCTGTCGATCCCGCCCGACAGGCCCAGCAGCACGCCCGGAAAGCCGTTGTGGTCGACATAATCGCGCAGCGCCGTGACCATCGCGCAATAGATGTCTTCCGGATGGTCGGCCAGCCGGTGCAGCGCGCCCGGCACGCAGGACCAGCCATCGCGGCCCCTCACCCAGCGGGTCGAAATTTCCACCTCTTCCCAGTCGGGCAATTGCGCGGCCAGCGTGCCGTCGCCGTTGATGACGAAGCTGGCACCGTCGAACGCCAGCTCGTCCTGTCCGCCGACGCGGTTCAGATAGGCGAGCGGAACGCCGGTATCGATCGCGCGGCGCTTGGCGACGCCGTCGATGCGCAGCACGTCCTTGTCGATCTCGTACGGGCTGCCGTTGATGCAGATGAAGATCTGCGCGCCCATGTCGGCCAGGTGGCGGCACACGTCGGGGTGCCAGATATCCTCGCAGATCGGCAGGCCCAGCATCGCGCCGCGGAACAGCACCGGGTCGGGCAGGTCGCCGGGGGTGAACAGGCGCTGCTCGTCGAACGTGCCGTAATTGGGCAGCTCGTGCTTGAAGCGCGTGGCGGTGATGCGCCCGCCGTCCAGCAGCGCGACGCCATTGTGCAGCGCCCCGTCGCGCACGAACACGCTGCCGACCAGCATGCCGGGCCCGTCCTCGTCCGTCGCACTGGCCAACCGGTCGAGTTCGGCGGCGGCGCGTTCGATCAGCGCGGGTTTCAGCACCAGATCCTCGGGCGGATAGCCGATCAGGTGCATTTCGGGAAAGACGATCAGGTCCGCGCCCGCCGCCCTGGCTCGCTGGCGTGCGGCCAGCATGGCATCGGCATTCCCGGCGAGATCGCCGACACGCTGGTTATGTTGGGCGAAAGTGATCGTGAGCGTATCGGCCATGTCCATCGTCTAGGAAGCGGGCGCGGAACCGACAACTGCAAATGCGCGCGATTTCCCCCGCCGCGATTCGCTCGGCGCTCTCGTCACGCTGCGCCTGGCCCTGTCACGCTGCGCCAGCGTTCTCGTCACGCTGCGCTCGGCCTTATTGTCACGCTGCGCTCGGCAGGTGCCGGATCGCGCTGCGCCAATGCTCGCGCTCGCCGTCGAGCGGGCGGCCATCGCTGAGTTCCTCGATATTGAAGGGGTACGAGATGTAATAGCCCTGCACCTCGGTGCAGCCCGCCTGCCGCAGCCAGTCGAGCTGTTCCTTGCGTTCCACCCCCTCGGCCACCGTGTCCATGCCCAGCGTGCCCGCCAGCGAGGTGACGGCGCGGATGATCGCCTGGCAATCCTCGCGCTGTTCGAGGTCGGCGACGAAGCATTTGTCGATCTTGATCTTGTCGAACGGAAAGCTGCGCAGATAATTGAGCGAGGAATAGCCCGTCCCGAAATCGTCGAGCGAGATCCGCACACCCAGTTCGCGCAGCTTGTGCAGCAACGCGACATTGGCCTCGGATTCCTGCATCAGCACGTTTTCGGTGATCTCCAGCTCGATCCGGCCGGGATCGATGCCCGTATGCGCGATCGCGGTGACCAGCTGCGACATCAGCCGCGGGCTGCGCAGCTGGATGGGCGACAGGTTGATCGCCACGCGCAGCCCCTCGCGCCAGGTGGCGGCCTGCATGATCGCGTTGCGCAGGATCCATTCGCCCAGCGGCACGATCAGGCCGGTATCCTCGGCGATGGGGATGAACTCGCCCGGCATCACGACGCCCAGCGTCGGGTGATCCCAGCGCACCAACGCCTCGAACCCGGCGACCTCGCCGCTGTCGATCTTGACCAGCGGCTGGAAATGCAGCGCGAACTGCCCTTCCCTGATCGCGGAGCGCAGGTCGGATTCCAGCGCAGCGCGCTCGCGCTCGCGGTCCTCCATCCACGGTTCGAAGCGCGCGAAACAGCCGCGCCCGCGCGCCTTGGCGGCATAGAGCGCCAGATCCGCCTGCCGCAGCAGATCGTCAGAATTGCCGCCGGTGCCGCTGAAGAACGCGACCCCCACGCTGGTCGAGATATTGAGCTTCTGCCCCTCTATCCGGAAGGGTTCGCAAATCGCCTCGACGATGCGTTCGGCCACCGCCAGCGCTTCCTCGGTATCGCGGAACCGGGTCAGCAGCACGGCGAATTCATCCCCGCCCAGCCGCGAGACGAGGTCGTGGCCCTTGACCTTGCTGGTGATGCGGCGCGCCGCCTCGGTCAGCAGCAGGTCGCCGCAGCTGTGGCCAAGCGTGTCGTTGATCGTCTTGAAATGGTCGAGGTCGAGATAGAGCAGCGCGCACTTGTCGCTCCGCCGCTGGCGTGCGAGCTGCCCGGCCAGCGTTTCGCCGAACAGGAAGCGATTGGCCAGACCCGTCAGCCCGTCGTGATGCGCCATATAGGCGACCCGCTGTTCGGTGCGGCGCGCGGCGGTAACGTCGCGGGCGACGCCGCGGATCGTGCCGTCCTCGCGCGGGGAGGCCGACAGCATCCACCAGCGCCCGCCGATCGACTCGTCCGCCGTGTCGGCCAGCTCGATCGTCAGGTCGCGGAACGGTTCGCGGCGCAGCAGACGGTGCGAAAGATGCTCGCGCGCGGGGCCGGGCCTGAACAGGCTGACAAGTTCCTTGCCCTCGATCTCGGGCGGGGGCAGCGCGGCCGCTTCGCCGAACCGGTCGCATACGCCGACCAGGCAGCCCGCGTGGTCGACGCGCCACAGCCAGTCCGCGCTCTGCGCCTCGTAATCGTGGAGCAGCAGCTGGATCGTCTCCGCGCTTTCGTGAACCTCGAACTCGGCATGGAAGCGCGCTTCATAGACGGCGGCATCGGCGCGGAAGCAGTACAGCACCACCGCGGCATAAAGCGTCATGATCGGGATATTGACGAAATCGCTGACCGGCCCGCTGAGCGCCGTCGCCATGACGCCGCCCGCGACAAAGGCCACCGTCAGCGAGATGCCGACCCGCGGCATCGAGCGCAACGTGATGGCGGAGGTCGTGAGCATGCCGATCAGCAGGATGCACACCGTCACCCGCGCCGGGTAGTCCAGCAGCGACCCGATCAGCGACAGGCAGCCCGCCCAGCACAGCGCATCGCCATAGGCGAGCCATTCGGCCATCTGCGCCTGGCGGCTGATATAGCCGAAATCGATGGTCAGCGCGTCGATCCGCCTTGCCTGCCAGATGCGGGCCCCGCTGACGGCGCCGACGATCACCAGCCAGGCGGCGGACAACATGTGCCAGGCCGCCAGCGCGCCGCGCGGAGCCAGGTTCCACACGATCATCGCCGATAGCGCGCTAAGCATCACCGCAACGGGCGCGCGGCGGGCGTAATCGGCCAGCCGCCGGGCCAGCAGCAATTCGTCGCGGCTTAGAACCGCCGCCTGCCTTGTGCGCATTGCCCCCGCCTTCCGCCCCGAATTCGTCAACCCGGTGGCTAGAGGACAGAAGTTAATATCCGCGTAAAACAGTACCCTGTACTTTTATTCTTTCGTCCGAACCCGGCGGGCAAGGAAAAGCCCCGGCAAAAGCGCAGCCGTGGGCCGCGCCTTCACCGGGGCTGATCCTGTCGCCAGGGCAGGCCCGCCGGTCGTTCAGCGATCAGGCGTTGTCGTCGCCGTCCTGATCGGTCTCGACCGTCTGGTCTGCACCGGTCTCCTCGACTGCCGCTGCGTCGCCGTCGGCGGCTTCGGGGTTCAGGTAATCGCCCGCATCCGCGTCGGTGCCGCGGGTCTCACCCTCGACCGCCGCCAGCGGATCGTCGCCGATCGCCGCTTCCGGACCCTGGGCCAGCTCGGCCTCGTGCTCGGCTGCGGCGGTGTCTGCCGCGATCAGCGCTTCCTGCATCTTGCGATACTGGGCGCGCAGGGCTGCATCGCGGCTGTTGGCCGTGACGCGGACCCGGTTCATGCCCGCGCCGGTACCGGCGGGGATGAGGCGGCCCACGATCACGTTTTCCTTCAGACCGATCAGCGAGTCCTTCTTTCCTTCGACCGCCGCCTGCGTCAGCACGCGGGTGGTTTCCTGGAACGAAGCGGCCGAGATGAAGCTGCGGGTTTGCAGCGACGCCTTGGTGATGCCCAGCAGGACCGGCTTGCCTTCGGCCGGTTCCTTGCCCTTGCCCAGCTTGGAGTTGTACTCGAGCATTTCCTCCAGATCGACCTGCTCGCCCGGCAGCAGCGTGGTGTCGCCGCCGTTCGTGATCTCGACCTTCTGCAGCATCTGGCGAACGATCGTCTCGATGTGCTTGTCGTTGATCTTCACGCCCTGCAAGCGATAGACTTCCTGGATCTCGTTCACGAGATACTCGGCCAGCGCCTCGATCCCCAGAACTTCCAGAATGTCATGCGGATCGGGCGAGCCGCTGATCAGATTGTCGCCCTTCTTGACGAAGTCGCCTTCCTGGACGTCGATCACCTTGGACTTGGGGATCAGGTACTCGACCGGTTCGCCCTCTTCCGGGATGATCGCGATCTTGCGCTTTGCCTTGTAGTCGCGGACGAACTCGATCCGGCCCGAGACCTTGGCGATGACCGCATTGTCCTTGGGCTTGCGCGCCTCGAACAGCTCGGCAACGCGCGGCAGACCGCCGGTGATGTCGCGGGTCTTGGCGGCTTCACGGCTGGCACGGGCCAGAATGTCGCCGGCCTGCACTTCCGCACCATCCTCGACCGACAGCGACGTGCCCGGGGCAAGCATGTAGCGCGCCGCCTCGGTCTCGTCGCTCGCCTGGCCCAGCAGGGTGATCCGCGGACGCAGATCTTCCTTCTTGGACCGGCCCGCGGCGCGATATTCGGTCACGACGCGCTGGGCGATGCCCGTCGCTTCGTCGACCTGCTCGGTCATGGTCTTGCCGTCGATGATGTCCTGGTACTTCACGACACCCGACTGCTCGGTGATGATCGGCAGCGTGAACGGATCCCATTCGGCCATCCGGTCGCCCTGCTTCACCTGGGCCCCGTCGTCGAACAGGATGACGGTACCGTAAGGCACGCGGTGCATTTCGCGCTCGCGCCCTTCGGCGTCGATCACCAGGATCTCGCCGCTGCGGGCCATCGACAGGCGCCGGCCGCGCTTGTCGGTGATGGTCGGCATGTCGCGATAGACAAGCTTGCCGTCCGACACCGCTTCCAGATGCGAGGTTTCGTTGAGCTGCGCCGCGCCGCCGATGTGGAACGTCCGCATCGTCAGCTGGGTGCCGGGCTCGCCGATCGACTGCGCGGCGATCACGCCGACAGCCTCGCCGATGTTGACCGGCGTACCGCGCGCCAGGTCACGGCCATAGCATTTGCCGCACACGCCCTGCTGCGCTTCGCAGACCAGCGGAGAGCGGATCTTGGCGACCTGCGCCTCGGCTTCCTCGATCGTCTTGATCGCTGCCTCGTCCAGCAGCTGGCCCTTGCTGGCCAGCACTTCGCCGGTCTTGGCGTGGACGATGTCCTCGGCCAGGGTACGGCCCAGGATACGCTCGCCCAGCGAGGCGATGGTCGAACCGCCCTGGATGATCGCGCGCATTTCCAGCGCCTTCTCGGTCCCGCAATCCTCTTCCACGATCACGCAGTCCTGCGAGACGTCGACCAGTCGGCGGGTCAGGTAACCCGAGTTCGCGGTCTTGAGCGCGGTGTCCGCGAGGCCCTTGCGGGCGCCGTGGGTGGAGTTGAAGTATTCAAGGACGGTCAGGCCTTCCTTGAAGTTCGAGATGATCGGCGTCTCGATGATCTCGCCCGAAGGCTTGGCCATCAGGCCGCGCATGCCGGCCAGCTGCTTCATCTGCGCCGGGCTGCCACGCGCACCGGAGTGCGACATCATGTAGATCGAGTTGATCGGCTTGAGACGGCCGGTGTCCTCGTCCTTGGGCTGGGCCTTGATCTCGTCCATCATGGCGGCTGCGACCTGGTCGCCGCAACGGCTCCACGCGTCGATCGCCTTGTTGTACTTTTCCTGCCAGGTGATCAGGCCGTCCTGGTACTGCTGCTCGTATTCCGCGACCTGGTTCTTGGTCTCCTCGACCAGCGGTTCCTTGGCGTCGGGGATGATCATGTCGTCCTTGCCGAACGAGATGCCCGCACGGCACGCGTGGCGGAAGCCCAGCACCATGATGGCGTCGGCGAACAGCACCGTGTCCTTCTGGCCGGTGTGGCGATAGACCTGGTCGATGACGTCGCCGATGTCCTTCTTGGTCAGCAGGCGGTTGACGACCTCGAACGGAACCTTGTGGTTCTTGGGCAGGCATTCGCCGATCAGCATGCGGCCCGGAGTAGTCTCCACGCGCTTGAGATAGGTCTTGCCGGCCTCGTCCGACTGCGGAACGCGGGTCACGATCTTCGAGTGAAGCGTCACCGCACCCACTTCGAGAGCCTGGTGCACCTCGGCCATGTCGCCCAGCATGCTGCCTTCGCCCGGCTCACCCTCGAGGTCCATCGAGAGGTAATACAGGCCCAGCACCATGTCCTGCGAAGGCACGATGATCGGCTTGCCGTTGGCGGGCGACAGGATGTTGTTGGTCGACATCATCAGCACGCGCGCTTCCAGCTGGGCTTCCAGCGAAAGCGGCACGTGGACAGCCATCTGGTCGCCGTCGAAGTCGGCGTTGAAGGCCGAGCAGACGAGCGGGTGCAGCTGGATCGCCTTGCCTTCGATCAGCACGGGCTCGAACGCCTGGATGCCAAGACGGTGCAGCGTCGGCGCGCGGTTCAGCAGAACCGGGTGCTCGCGGATCACCTCGTCCAGGATGTCCCAGACTTCCTTGCGCTCCTTCTCGACCCACTTCTTCGCCTGCTTGAGGGTCATGGACAGACCCTTGGCGTCGAGGCGGGCGTAGATGAACGGCTTGAACAGTTCGAGCGCCATCTTCTTGGGCAGGCCGCACTGATGCAGCTTCAATTCCGGCCCGGTCACGATGACCGAACGGCCCGAATAGTCGACGCGCTTGCCCAGCAGGTTCTGGCGGAAGCGGCCCTGCTTGCCCTTCAGCATGTCGGACAGCGACTTCAGCGGACGCTTGTTTGCACCCGTGATGACGCGGCCGCGGCGGCCGTTGTCGAACAATGCGTCGACGGCTTCCTGCAGCATGCGCTTTTCGTTGCGAACGATGATGTCCGGCGCGCGCAGCTCCATCAGGCGCTTGAGGCGATTGTTGCGGTTGATCACGCGGCGATACAGATCGTTGAGGTCCGAGGTCGCGAAGCGGCCACCGTCGAGCGGCACCAGCGGGCGCAGTTCGGGCGGGATGACCGGCACGACTTCAAGGATCATCCACTCGGGACGGTTGCCCGAATCGATGAAGCTCTCGACGACCTTCAGACGCTTGATGATCTTCTTGGGCTTGAGCGCCGACTTCGTGGTCGCGAGTTCCTCCATGAGGTCGTCGCGCTCCTGCTCGAGGTCGAGGTCCATGAGCATGGTCTTGACCGCCTCGGCACCGATCGCGGCGCTGAAGGCGTCCTCGCCATATTCGTCCTGCGCGTCGAGAAGCTCGTCCTCGGTCAGCAGCTGGAACTTCTCGAGCGGGGTGAGGCCCGGCTCGGTCACGATATAGCTCTCGAAATACAGCACGCGCTCAAGCTGCTTGAGCTGCATGTCGAGCAGCAGGCCGATGCGCGAAGGCAGCGACTTCAGGAACCAGATATGCGCGACGGGCGCGGCCAGCTCGATGTGGCCCATGCGTTCGCGGCGCACCTTGGTCACGGTGACCTCGACGCCGCACTTCTCGCAGACGACGCCCTTGTACTTCATGCGCTTGTACTTGCCGCACAGGCACTCATAGTCCTTCACGGGGCCGAAGATGCGCGCGCAGAACAGACCGTCACGCTCGGGCTTGAACGTGCGGTAGTTGATGGTCTCGGGCTTCTTGATCTCGCCGAAGGACCAGCTGCGGATACGCTCCGGGCTCGCCAGGCCGATCTGGATCTGGTCGAAGGTCTCGGGCTTGGCAGCCGGGTTCGCGAATTTCGTCAGTTCGTTCATTTTTCAAATCCCTATGAGGGGAAAACTTCTGGTGGCGGGTAGACGGGCCGCCCGGGGGAGCGGCCCTGTCCCTTTATTCCGCCGCCTGGGTCAGGGCCGGACCGTCCTCGTCGCTGTCGTCGGTCAGCGAGGACAACTCGACGTTCAGACCCAGCGAGCGCATTTCCTTGACGAGCACGTTGAAGCTCTCGGGAATGCCGGCCTCGAAGGTGTCGTCGCCCTTGACGATCGCTTCATAGACCTTGGTGCGGCCGACCACGTCGTCGGACTTCACCGTCAGCATTTCCTGCAAGGTGTACGCCGCGCCATAGGCCTGCAGCGCCCAGACCTCCATCTCGCCGAAGCGCTGGCCGCCGAACTGCGCCTTGCCGCCCAGCGGCTGCTGGGTGACGAGCGAGTAGGGGCCGATCGAACGCGCGTGGATCTTGTCGTCGACCAGGTGGTGCAGCTTCAGCATGTAGATGTAGCCCACGGTCACCTTGCGGTCGAACGCGTCGCCGGTACGCCCGTCGAACAGCGTTACCTGGCCCGATCCGGGCAGGCCCGCCTTCTCGAGCATCGCGGTCACGTCGCTCTCGCGCGCGCCATCGAACACCGGGGTGCCCATCGGGACGCCGTTCTTCAGATAGCCCGCCAGTTCGACGATCTCGGCCGGTGAACGGCCTTCGATGTCCTCGTGGTAGTTCTCGCCGTAGACGTCCTTCAGCTTCTCGACCACGGCCGTCGGCGGAGCCGCCGCTTCCGGATCGGGATTGTCCTCGCGCCACTGCTCCAGCGCCGCGGTGACCTGCTGGCCCAGACCGCGCGCAGCCATGCCAAGGTGGGTCTCGAAGATCTGACCGACGTTCATGCGCGAAGGCACGCCCAGCGGGTTCAGCACCAGGTCGACGGGGGTGCCGTCTTCCAGGAAGGGCATGTCCTCGGCAGGCAGGATGCGCGAAATCACACCCTTGTTGCCGTGGCGGCCGGCCATCTTGTCGCCCGGCTGCAGCTTGCGCTTCACCGCGACGAAGACCTTGACCATCTTCAGCACGCCCGGAGCCAGCTCGTCGCCGCGCTCCAGCTTTTCCTTGCGGTCCTCGAACTTGGCGTTGATGGCCTTGACGCTCTCGTCGTACTGGCTCTTCACCGCTTCAAGCTGCTGCTGGCGATTGTCGTCGGCCACCGCGAACTTGAACCATTCGAAACGCTCGAGCTCGTCGAGCATCTCGTCGGTGATCTCCACACCCTTCTTGATGCCCTTGGGCGCTGCCGAAGCCGTCTGGCCGACCAGCATGTCGCGGAGGCGATTATAGGTCGCGCGGTTGAGGATCGCACGCTCGTCCTCGCGGTCCTTGGCGAGGCGTTCAATTTCCTCGTTCTGGATCGCGCGGGTACGGTCGTCCACCTCGATGCCGTGGCGGTTGAACACGCGCACGTCGACGATGGTGCCCGACACGCCCGGCGGCAGGCGAAGCGAGGTGTCGCGCACGTCGCTGGCCTTTTCGCCGAAGATGGCGCGCAGCAGCTTTTCCTCGGGCGTCATCGGGCTTTCACCCTTGGGCGTGATCTTGCCGACAAGGATGTCGCCCGGATGCACTTCGGCGCCGATATAGACGATGCCCGCCTCGTCGAGGTTGCGAAGCGCTTCCTCGCCGACGTTCGGGATGTCGCGGGTGATGTCCTCGGGACCCAGCTTGGTGTCGCGGGCCATCACCTCGAACTCGTCGATGTGGATCGAGGTGAACACGTCGTCCTTCACGATGCGTTCGCTGATCAGGATCGAGTCCTCGTAGTTGTAGCCGTTCCACGGCATGAACGCGACGAGGCTGTTGCGGCCCAGCGCCAGCTCACCCAGGTCGGTCGAGGGACCGTCGGCGATGATGTCGCCGGTCTCGATGACCTCGCCCACCTTCACCAGCGGGCGCTGGTTGATGCAGGTGCTCTGGTTCGAACGCTCGAACTTCTGCAGGCGGTAGATGTCGACGCCCGACTGGCCGGCCTCGACGTCGCCCTGCGCGCGGATCACGATACGGGTCGCGTCGACCTGGTCGACGATACCGCCGCGCTTGGCGCTGATCGCGGCGCCCGAATCGCGGGCCACGGTCTCTTCCATGCCGGTGCCGACGAAAGGCGCTTCGGCCTTCACCAGCGGCACGGCCTGGCGCTGCATGTTCGATCCCATCAGCGCGCGGTTGGCGTCATCGTTCTCGAGGAACGGGATCAGCGATGCCGCGACCGACACGAGCTGCTTGGGCGACACGTCCATCAGCGTGACCTGCTCGGACGGGCTCATCACGAACTCGCCGTTCTGGCGGGCCGAGACGAGATCCTCGACGAACTGGCCGTCGCCGTCGATCTCGGCCGAA
It includes:
- the rpoB gene encoding DNA-directed RNA polymerase subunit beta, translated to MATQLDDTAPRSENARGIGTKKKRIRKIFGDIHEVVQMPNLIEVQRESYEQFLRSDPATGYVSGLEKTLRSVFPIRDFAGTSELDFVHYELEEPKYDTTECRQRGITYAAPMKVTLRLIVFEIDPDTEARSVLDIKEQDVYMGDMPLMTGNGTFIVNGTERVIVSQMHRSPGVLFDHDRGKTHSSGKYLFAARVIPYRGSWLDFEFDAKDIVNVRIDRKRKLPVTALLYGLGLDSEEILEHFYNMVVWQRAENGWKIPFTPEAWRGQKPAFDIVDASSGEVVFPAGTKISPRAANKAQKDGLTDLLIPTEEIFGRYAAKDMIDESTGRIWIEAGDEVSPENLEALDNAGVDRLELLDVDHVNTGPWIRNTMQADKAENREMGLEAIYKVMRPGEPPTKETAEALFEGLFFDGERYDLSAVGRVKLNMRLGLDAEDTITTLRREDILAVVKELVDLKDGKGEVDDIDNLANRRVRSVGELLENQYRVGLLRMERAVKERMSSVDVSTVMPNDLINAKPAVAAVREFFGSSQLSQFMDQTNPLSEVTHKRRVSALGPGGLTRERAGFEVRDVHPTHYGRICPIETPEGPNIGLINSLSTFARVNKYGFIETPYRKVIDGKVTGDVQYLSAMEEQKNTVAQASAEIDGDGQFVEDLVSARQNGEFVMSPSEQVTLMDVSPKQLVSVAASLIPFLENDDANRALMGSNMQRQAVPLVKAEAPFVGTGMEETVARDSGAAISAKRGGIVDQVDATRIVIRAQGDVEAGQSGVDIYRLQKFERSNQSTCINQRPLVKVGEVIETGDIIADGPSTDLGELALGRNSLVAFMPWNGYNYEDSILISERIVKDDVFTSIHIDEFEVMARDTKLGPEDITRDIPNVGEEALRNLDEAGIVYIGAEVHPGDILVGKITPKGESPMTPEEKLLRAIFGEKASDVRDTSLRLPPGVSGTIVDVRVFNRHGIEVDDRTRAIQNEEIERLAKDREDERAILNRATYNRLRDMLVGQTASAAPKGIKKGVEITDEMLDELERFEWFKFAVADDNRQQQLEAVKSQYDESVKAINAKFEDRKEKLERGDELAPGVLKMVKVFVAVKRKLQPGDKMAGRHGNKGVISRILPAEDMPFLEDGTPVDLVLNPLGVPSRMNVGQIFETHLGMAARGLGQQVTAALEQWREDNPDPEAAAPPTAVVEKLKDVYGENYHEDIEGRSPAEIVELAGYLKNGVPMGTPVFDGARESDVTAMLEKAGLPGSGQVTLFDGRTGDAFDRKVTVGYIYMLKLHHLVDDKIHARSIGPYSLVTQQPLGGKAQFGGQRFGEMEVWALQAYGAAYTLQEMLTVKSDDVVGRTKVYEAIVKGDDTFEAGIPESFNVLVKEMRSLGLNVELSSLTDDSDEDGPALTQAAE